In a genomic window of [Empedobacter] haloabium:
- a CDS encoding D-hexose-6-phosphate mutarotase translates to MKMVTFGELPAVCITAPDGAEATIALYGAHLASWKTADGRERLFMSERSPRDGSAAIRGGVPVIFPQFSTRGTGQRHGVARLSHWRLADHGSDASTAWAEFALTQDDVPPALAAGWPHAFALTLRFTLQPGAIAMRFTVTNTGAAPFDFATALHTYYAVDDFTRTVLEGLPEQSPLHFGPKLDNIYAAPPELALAHDGGKLQLRQQGFTEWVVWNPGAEGAAALADMADHEWQRFVCIEPARVDKGELAAGATWTGEHTITATL, encoded by the coding sequence ATGAAGATGGTGACGTTCGGCGAGCTGCCGGCCGTGTGTATCACCGCGCCCGACGGCGCCGAGGCGACCATTGCGCTGTACGGCGCCCACCTGGCGTCATGGAAGACGGCCGACGGGCGCGAGCGCCTGTTCATGAGCGAACGTTCCCCGCGCGACGGCAGCGCGGCCATCCGCGGCGGCGTGCCCGTCATCTTCCCGCAGTTCTCCACGCGCGGCACCGGCCAGCGCCATGGCGTGGCGCGCCTGTCGCACTGGCGCCTGGCGGACCACGGCAGCGACGCCAGCACCGCCTGGGCCGAATTCGCGCTGACGCAGGACGACGTGCCGCCGGCGCTCGCCGCGGGCTGGCCCCATGCGTTCGCCCTGACGCTGCGCTTCACCCTGCAGCCGGGCGCCATCGCGATGCGCTTCACGGTCACCAATACGGGCGCCGCGCCCTTCGATTTCGCCACCGCGCTGCACACGTACTACGCGGTGGACGACTTCACGCGCACGGTGCTGGAAGGCCTGCCGGAACAGTCGCCGCTGCACTTCGGTCCGAAACTGGACAACATCTACGCGGCCCCGCCAGAGCTGGCGCTGGCGCACGATGGCGGCAAGCTGCAATTACGGCAGCAAGGCTTTACGGAGTGGGTGGTGTGGAATCCGGGCGCCGAGGGCGCCGCGGCACTGGCCGACATGGCCGATCACGAATGGCAGCGCTTCGTCTGCATCGAGCCGGCCCGCGTCGACAAGGGAGAGCTGGCCGCCGGCGCCACGTGGACCGGCGAGCACACGATTACTGCGACTCTTTGA
- a CDS encoding carbonic anhydrase family protein has translation MRKLIALTACCLALGTAGANEPPASAKGSIPSILPAKPSKSSLKEKEAPAKKLSAREQEEMAEAELSAKIAERLAAMRANQAARMAAAAKAKKDAAAKAARAAAIAAAPPPPANGTFWTYEGEFGPANWSKINASWNKCNGGTRQSPIDIRDGIKVDLEQIAFDYRPSSFSVTDNGHTVQVQLGGGNYLSVAGRTYELQQLHFHRPAEERVNGKSYEMGIHLVHKDVEGHVAILALMLQRGRPQPAVQTVWNNLPLEKKDTFTPSIVFDPNDLLPERRDYYTYMGSLSEPPCTEGVLWLVMKEPLQASPEQMALFSRLYPLNARPVQASSGRMIKESQ, from the coding sequence ATGCGCAAGCTGATTGCCCTCACTGCCTGCTGCCTCGCCCTCGGCACCGCCGGTGCGAACGAGCCGCCCGCGTCGGCCAAGGGTTCCATTCCGTCCATCCTGCCGGCCAAGCCCTCCAAATCCTCGCTGAAGGAGAAGGAGGCGCCGGCCAAGAAACTCTCCGCGCGCGAGCAGGAAGAGATGGCCGAAGCCGAGCTGTCCGCCAAGATCGCCGAACGCCTGGCCGCGATGCGCGCCAACCAGGCCGCACGCATGGCGGCCGCCGCCAAGGCCAAGAAGGACGCCGCCGCCAAGGCTGCCCGCGCCGCCGCCATCGCGGCCGCGCCGCCGCCACCGGCCAACGGCACCTTCTGGACCTACGAAGGCGAGTTCGGTCCGGCCAACTGGAGCAAGATCAACGCCAGCTGGAACAAGTGCAATGGCGGCACGCGGCAGTCGCCGATCGACATCCGCGACGGCATCAAGGTCGACCTGGAGCAGATCGCCTTCGATTACCGCCCCTCGTCGTTCAGCGTGACGGACAACGGCCACACCGTGCAGGTGCAACTGGGCGGCGGCAACTACCTGTCCGTGGCGGGCCGCACGTACGAGCTGCAGCAGCTGCACTTCCACCGTCCGGCCGAGGAGCGCGTCAACGGCAAGAGCTATGAGATGGGCATCCACCTGGTGCACAAGGACGTCGAAGGGCACGTGGCCATCCTGGCGTTGATGCTGCAGCGCGGGCGCCCGCAACCTGCCGTGCAGACGGTGTGGAACAACCTGCCGCTGGAGAAGAAGGACACGTTCACGCCCTCGATCGTGTTCGACCCGAACGACCTGCTGCCGGAACGGCGCGACTACTACACGTACATGGGATCGCTGTCCGAACCGCCGTGCACGGAAGGCGTGCTGTGGCTGGTGATGAAGGAGCCGCTGCAGGCATCGCCCGAGCAGATGGCGCTGTTCTCGCGGCTCTATCCGTTGAACGCCCGGCCGGTGCAGGCCAGCTCGGGCCGGATGATCAAAGAGTCGCAGTAA
- a CDS encoding VTT domain-containing protein: MDFVQLLDMLVHVDKTLGTLIAQYGVYVYAVLFFIIFAETGLVVLFFFPGDTLLFIAGAFCATGQMHLGLLIFLLITAAVLGNTTNYLIGEAIGQRMFTHNYRWINKDALHRTHEFFERHGGKTIILARFVPVVRTFAPFVAGVSDMTFGRFQLYNVAGALAWVISLCVAGYLFGNMPIIRDNLTAIVLIGVAVAIVPVAVGGLWKFSRKMLRR, encoded by the coding sequence ATGGATTTCGTTCAACTGTTGGACATGCTGGTCCACGTCGACAAGACGCTGGGCACTTTGATCGCGCAATACGGTGTCTATGTGTACGCCGTGCTGTTCTTTATCATCTTTGCCGAAACAGGCCTGGTCGTGCTGTTCTTCTTCCCGGGCGACACGCTGCTGTTTATCGCCGGCGCCTTCTGCGCCACGGGCCAGATGCACCTGGGGCTGTTGATCTTCCTGCTCATTACGGCTGCGGTGCTGGGCAACACCACCAATTACCTGATCGGCGAGGCCATCGGGCAGCGCATGTTCACGCACAACTACCGCTGGATCAACAAGGATGCGCTGCACCGCACCCACGAGTTCTTCGAGCGCCACGGCGGCAAGACCATCATCCTGGCCCGCTTCGTGCCGGTCGTGCGCACGTTCGCGCCATTCGTGGCCGGCGTCTCCGACATGACCTTCGGCCGCTTCCAGCTCTACAACGTGGCGGGCGCGCTGGCCTGGGTCATCTCGTTGTGCGTGGCCGGTTACCTGTTCGGCAACATGCCTATCATCCGCGACAACCTGACCGCGATCGTGCTGATCGGCGTGGCGGTCGCCATCGTGCCGGTGGCCGTTGGCGGGCTGTGGAAATTCAGCCGCAAAATGCTGAGGCGTTAA